In the genome of Populus trichocarpa isolate Nisqually-1 chromosome 6, P.trichocarpa_v4.1, whole genome shotgun sequence, one region contains:
- the LOC18100185 gene encoding RNA-binding protein CP29B, chloroplastic has translation MSATSASSLVLPSLNHPNTIKSFYSKPTSLSFLSLSSTSSIKPASLFLSFQQKQQQPLSSRFLKSVAISSEFGQEEDVFGDGDEPSFSPDLQLFVGNLPFNVNSAQLADLFKSAGNVEMVEVKYDKVTGRSRGFGFVTMSTIEEVEAASQQFNGYELDGRPLRVNSGPPPQRETSFSRLPQRENSFSRGPGARGGETFDSSNRVYVGNLSWNVDDSALESLFREKGKVMDAKVVYDRDSGRSKGFGFVTYSSAEEVEDAVDSLNGAELDGRAIRVSVAEAKPRRRF, from the exons ATGTCTGCAACATCTGCCTCTTCGCTAGTCCTACCATCGCTTAACCACCCAAACACCATAAAATCTTTCTACAGCAAACCCACTTCGCTCTCTTTTTTATCCCTCTCCTCCACTTCTTCTATCAAGCCcgcttctctttttctctcctttcagCAAAAGCAACAGCAACCTTTGTCCTCTCGGTTTCTAAAAAGTGTTGCCATTTCATCTGAATTCGGGCAAGAAGAGGATGTCTTTGGTGATGGAGACGAGCCCAGTTTCTCTCCCGACCTCCAGTTGTTTGTGGGTAATCTCCCTTTTAATGTTAACAGCGCCCAGCTTGCTGATCTCTTTAAGTCTGCTGGAAATGTTGAGATGGTTGAG GTAAAATATGACAAGGTAACTGGGAGAAGCAGAGGATTTGGTTTTGTGACTATGTCAACTATTGAAGAAGTTGAAGCAGCTTCTCAACAGTTCAATGGCTAT GAACTTGATGGGAGGCCATTGAGGGTGAATTCTGGACCCCCTCCCCAGAGGGAAACTTCCTTCTCAAGACTTCCCCAGAGGGAAAATTCCTTCTCAAGAGGCCCTGGGGCTAGAGGTGGTGAAACCTTTGATTCTAGCAATCGTGTTTATGTCGGTAACCTTTCATGGAATGTTGATGACTCGGCGCTTGAGTCGTTGTTTAGAGAGAAAGGGAAGGTGATGGATGCTAAAGTGGTTTATGACAGGGATAGTGGTAGATCAAAGGGCTTTGGTTTTGTTACTTATAGTTCTGCTGAAGAGGTTGAGGATGCCGTTGACTCCTTAAATGGCGCT GAATTGGATGGCAGAGCAATTCGAGTCTCAGTTGCAGAAGCTAAGCCAAGGCGTCGATTTTGA